In Paraconexibacter algicola, the following proteins share a genomic window:
- a CDS encoding MMPL family transporter has translation MSRLLDLLITRPRRALVGVFLLIAFAGALGGPVFGALQDDGGFVAPDAESVAAVERIERATQTEVSPSVIVLQETRDRAAVAALDRELRTVPGVAAVSSFATSGDRALLSRDGGTAAHAVLLRADADDDLVVSTLESRFGDREGVLLGGSLVAQTQMGDQISEDLGRAETIAFPILVLLSLLFFRGRRAAVMPLVVGIATVLSTFLVLRLVNAATELSIFALNLVIGLGLGLAIDYTLLLLTRYREELAEHGPGRAAIAATLATAGRTVAFSAATVAIALAALIVFPLNFLQSMGIGGAAVAIVAAVLSLLVTPVFLALWGEKLAVRDTGEEAATRWYRISHGVMRRPGLVALATAAVMVVLTLPSLGAQWAPVDQTSVPTSLSSRQVADTLQRDFTATDNDPITVAIGGTDRQAVGALARTVADLPGVVRAQAPVQLAPDTWQLTVTARDGRASDTAQQVVREIRELPTALEVQVGGVAAEFLDQQASIGDRLPLALGILAVLTFVVLWLMTGSVILPLKALVMNALTVGTTLGVLAWIFQDGRLEGLLGYTSNGGIEATDFVVTATLVFALSTDYGVFLLGRIKELRDRALASGEPVDEREVVAMGVARTGAVVTAAAILLAVAIGAFSTSSVLFIKQIGVGAAVGVLVDAFIVRTLLVPSLMALLGRWNWWSPAPLARLHERIGFSEEGPARSAVRPTATPSPTNA, from the coding sequence ATGTCACGCCTGCTCGACCTGCTCATCACCCGACCCCGCCGCGCCCTCGTGGGCGTCTTCCTGCTCATCGCGTTCGCCGGCGCGCTGGGCGGCCCCGTCTTCGGCGCGCTCCAGGACGACGGGGGCTTCGTCGCCCCCGACGCCGAGTCCGTCGCCGCCGTCGAGCGGATCGAGCGGGCGACGCAGACCGAGGTCTCCCCCTCGGTGATCGTGCTCCAGGAGACCCGAGACCGTGCCGCGGTCGCCGCCCTGGACCGCGAGCTGCGCACCGTGCCCGGCGTCGCCGCCGTCAGCTCGTTCGCCACCTCCGGCGACCGCGCGCTCCTCTCCCGCGACGGCGGCACCGCCGCGCACGCGGTGCTGCTGCGCGCCGACGCCGACGACGACCTCGTCGTCTCCACGCTCGAGTCCCGCTTCGGGGACCGCGAGGGCGTGCTGCTCGGCGGCAGCCTCGTCGCCCAGACGCAGATGGGCGACCAGATCTCCGAGGACCTCGGCCGCGCCGAGACGATCGCCTTCCCGATCCTCGTCCTCCTCTCGCTGCTGTTCTTCCGCGGCCGTCGCGCCGCCGTCATGCCGCTCGTCGTCGGCATCGCCACCGTGCTCTCGACGTTCCTCGTGCTGCGGCTCGTCAACGCGGCGACCGAGCTGTCGATCTTCGCCCTCAACCTCGTCATCGGCCTCGGGCTCGGCCTGGCGATCGACTACACCCTGCTGCTGCTCACCCGCTACCGCGAGGAGCTCGCCGAGCACGGTCCCGGCCGGGCCGCGATCGCCGCGACGCTCGCGACCGCCGGCCGCACCGTCGCGTTCAGCGCCGCCACCGTGGCGATCGCCCTCGCCGCGCTGATCGTGTTCCCGCTGAACTTCCTGCAGTCGATGGGCATCGGCGGCGCCGCCGTCGCGATCGTCGCCGCCGTGCTCTCCCTGCTCGTCACCCCGGTCTTCCTCGCGCTGTGGGGCGAGAAGCTCGCCGTGCGCGACACCGGCGAGGAGGCCGCCACCCGCTGGTACCGCATCTCCCACGGGGTCATGCGCCGCCCCGGGCTGGTCGCGCTCGCCACGGCCGCGGTCATGGTCGTCCTGACCCTCCCGTCGCTCGGTGCGCAGTGGGCGCCGGTCGACCAGACCAGCGTCCCGACGTCGCTCAGCTCCCGGCAGGTCGCCGACACGCTGCAGCGCGACTTCACCGCCACCGACAACGACCCGATCACCGTCGCGATCGGCGGCACCGACCGCCAGGCCGTCGGGGCGCTGGCCCGCACCGTCGCCGACCTGCCCGGCGTCGTCCGCGCGCAGGCCCCGGTGCAGCTGGCGCCCGACACCTGGCAGCTGACGGTCACCGCCCGTGACGGCCGCGCCAGCGACACCGCGCAGCAGGTCGTGCGCGAGATCCGCGAGCTGCCGACCGCGCTGGAGGTGCAGGTCGGTGGCGTCGCCGCCGAGTTCCTGGACCAGCAGGCCTCGATCGGCGACCGGCTGCCGCTCGCGCTCGGCATCCTCGCCGTCCTGACGTTCGTCGTGCTGTGGCTGATGACCGGCTCGGTGATTCTGCCGCTGAAGGCGCTGGTGATGAACGCGCTGACCGTCGGCACGACCCTCGGCGTCCTCGCCTGGATCTTCCAGGACGGTCGCCTGGAGGGCCTGCTGGGCTACACGAGCAACGGCGGGATCGAGGCCACCGACTTCGTCGTGACCGCGACGCTCGTGTTCGCCCTCTCCACCGACTACGGCGTGTTCCTGCTCGGCCGCATCAAGGAGCTGCGCGACCGGGCGCTGGCCTCCGGCGAGCCGGTGGACGAGCGCGAGGTCGTCGCGATGGGCGTCGCGCGGACCGGTGCCGTCGTCACCGCCGCGGCGATCCTCCTCGCCGTCGCGATCGGCGCGTTCAGCACCTCCTCGGTGCTGTTCATCAAGCAGATCGGCGTCGGGGCCGCGGTCGGCGTGCTCGTCGACGCGTTCATCGTCCGCACCCTGCTCGTGCCGTCGCTGATGGCGCTGCTGGGCCGCTGGAACTGGTGGTCGCCCGCCCCGCTCGCGCGCCTGCACGAGCGGATCGGGTTCTCCGAGGAGGGCCCGGCGCGCAGCGCCGTCCGGCCCACCGCGACGCCGAGCCCGACGAACGCCTAG
- a CDS encoding ArsA family ATPase, giving the protein MPPRTILYTGKGGVGKTSVAAATARACAAAGRRTIVLSTDPAHSLADSLGQDVGGEPTPVGPLLDAQQVGAQEEMERNWAAVQAWLGQILVERGVDRISAEELTVPPGLDELFSLLALKRHYEEGAYDVVIVDCAPTGETLRLLSFPDVARWWLEKVFPQQSRLMDAARPFARAVLDVALPGEAVMEDVQRLIRNLIAMNEILRDHEHVSLRLVMNPDRMVIDEARRTFTYLNLYGFLTDAVVVNRVFPQDVGAYFGAWRDRQQEQLVEVQEAFSPVPVLRAPYFDREVVGPAMLDELGGALFGDHAADGVLHGSVSQELTVRRDSATLRLDLPFAEKGDISLKKIGLELVVRVDGHKRTLLLPPALADYRPSGASFADGALHVTFAHD; this is encoded by the coding sequence ATGCCGCCGCGCACCATCCTCTACACGGGCAAGGGCGGGGTCGGGAAGACGTCGGTCGCCGCGGCCACGGCGCGCGCGTGCGCGGCCGCCGGCCGACGCACGATCGTGCTCTCGACCGACCCCGCGCACAGCCTCGCCGACAGCCTCGGGCAGGACGTCGGCGGCGAGCCGACCCCGGTCGGGCCGCTGCTGGACGCCCAGCAGGTCGGCGCGCAGGAGGAGATGGAGCGCAACTGGGCGGCGGTGCAGGCCTGGCTCGGGCAGATCCTCGTGGAGCGCGGGGTCGACCGGATCAGCGCCGAGGAGCTGACCGTCCCGCCGGGCCTGGACGAGCTGTTCAGCCTGCTGGCGCTCAAGCGCCACTACGAGGAGGGCGCCTACGACGTCGTGATCGTGGACTGCGCGCCGACCGGGGAGACGCTGCGCCTGCTGTCGTTCCCCGACGTCGCCCGATGGTGGCTGGAGAAGGTCTTCCCGCAGCAGTCGCGCCTGATGGACGCCGCCCGGCCGTTCGCGCGCGCCGTCCTGGACGTCGCACTGCCCGGCGAGGCGGTGATGGAGGACGTCCAGCGGCTGATCCGCAACCTCATCGCGATGAACGAGATCCTCCGCGACCACGAGCACGTCTCGCTGCGGCTGGTCATGAACCCGGACCGGATGGTCATCGACGAGGCACGCCGGACGTTCACCTACCTGAACCTCTACGGCTTCCTCACCGACGCGGTCGTCGTCAACCGGGTCTTCCCGCAGGACGTCGGGGCGTACTTCGGCGCCTGGCGCGACCGCCAGCAGGAGCAGCTCGTCGAGGTGCAGGAGGCCTTCTCCCCCGTTCCGGTGCTGCGCGCCCCGTACTTCGACCGCGAGGTCGTCGGGCCCGCGATGCTCGACGAGCTCGGCGGGGCGCTGTTCGGCGACCACGCCGCGGACGGCGTGCTGCACGGGTCCGTCTCGCAGGAGCTGACGGTGCGCCGCGACTCGGCGACGCTGCGGCTCGACCTGCCGTTCGCCGAGAAGGGCGACATCTCGCTGAAGAAGATCGGGCTCGAGCTGGTGGTGCGCGTCGACGGCCACAAGCGCACCCTCCTGCTGCCGCCGGCGCTCGCGGACTATCGTCCGTCGGGGGCGTCGTTCGCCGACGGCGCCCTGCACGTGACGTTCGCCCATGACTGA
- a CDS encoding S1 family serine peptidase, which yields MRRPLLLALAATALLAPATPAHAIVGGGPPTRAYPAMAAMEQEGRFICGGSLVRPTWILTAAHCVDDGSRVTPAADLAFVLGTADRTDLRTGERIPARRVIRHESYGTPVGASNDVALVELERAPRGAPIRVVQPGQESRWSAGTTATVIGWGSASFQAPATNPNLQQVEVPIQSDRTCNATYQNTFGYDPATMLCAGNGLGGRDSCQGDSGGPLMVEDGGAPLLVGVVSFGLGCGFPTQYGVYARIGAPDLAAWIVRNAGPDPSAVPTAPAPAPSPAPASPTLAAERVLGLRRANRSRTGALRLSLAVRLPVTDLRITVRRVRGGAATTIATARRSRATRSFTAAVALPRATRPGPLRVTVRARDLTGRVVGFTRTLRTRG from the coding sequence ATGCGCCGCCCGCTGCTCCTCGCGCTCGCCGCGACCGCCCTGCTGGCCCCGGCGACGCCGGCGCACGCGATCGTCGGCGGCGGCCCGCCGACCCGCGCCTATCCGGCGATGGCGGCGATGGAGCAGGAGGGCCGCTTCATCTGCGGCGGCTCGCTCGTGCGGCCGACCTGGATCCTCACCGCGGCGCACTGCGTCGACGACGGCTCGCGCGTGACCCCGGCGGCCGATCTCGCGTTCGTCCTCGGGACCGCCGACCGCACCGACCTGCGCACCGGCGAGCGGATCCCGGCCCGGCGCGTGATCCGCCACGAGTCCTACGGGACCCCGGTGGGCGCCAGCAACGACGTCGCGCTCGTCGAGCTCGAGCGCGCCCCTCGCGGCGCGCCGATCCGCGTCGTCCAGCCGGGACAGGAGTCCCGGTGGTCCGCCGGCACGACCGCGACGGTGATCGGCTGGGGCAGCGCGAGCTTCCAGGCGCCCGCCACCAACCCGAACCTGCAGCAGGTCGAGGTGCCGATCCAGAGCGACCGGACCTGCAACGCGACGTACCAGAACACCTTCGGCTACGACCCGGCGACGATGCTCTGCGCGGGCAACGGCCTGGGCGGCCGCGACTCCTGCCAGGGTGACTCGGGCGGCCCGCTGATGGTGGAGGACGGCGGCGCTCCGCTGCTCGTCGGGGTGGTCTCGTTCGGCCTGGGCTGCGGCTTCCCGACGCAGTACGGGGTCTACGCGCGGATCGGTGCCCCCGACCTCGCCGCCTGGATCGTGCGCAACGCGGGCCCCGATCCGTCGGCCGTCCCGACGGCCCCGGCGCCCGCCCCCTCCCCCGCGCCCGCCAGCCCGACGCTGGCGGCGGAACGCGTGCTCGGCCTGCGCCGCGCGAACCGCTCCCGCACCGGCGCGCTGCGGCTGAGCCTCGCGGTCCGCCTGCCGGTCACCGACCTGCGGATCACCGTCCGCCGGGTGCGGGGCGGGGCCGCCACGACGATCGCCACCGCCCGCCGCAGCCGGGCCACGCGGTCCTTCACCGCCGCCGTGGCGCTGCCGCGCGCGACGCGGCCCGGCCCGCTGCGCGTCACCGTCCGCGCCCGCGACCTGACCGGCCGCGTGGTCGGCTTCACGCGGACGCTGCGCACCCGCGGCTGA
- a CDS encoding AAA family ATPase → MPTPVTPESVEALSAGLLATGYLPGESTALVSYLAAQLGKPILVEGPAGVGKTQLAKALAQYTGRELVRLQCYEGLDESKALYEWNYRKQLLRIQAEGRDESGWSTVQDDIFGEEFLLTRPLLQAISSEQPVVLLIDEIDKTDQEFEAMLLEILSDFQVSIPELGTVTASSQPIVLLTSNNSRELTEALKRRCLYLWLDYPELEHELEIVKLHTPELPDAVGRRLVEIVQLVRDLDIKKPPSIAESIDWARALLLLGATDIDAETFKNTMSIIVKHRTDLDVVSERVGVKLTPGLAS, encoded by the coding sequence ATGCCGACTCCCGTCACCCCTGAGTCCGTCGAAGCGCTGTCCGCAGGCCTGCTGGCCACCGGCTACCTGCCGGGCGAGTCGACCGCGCTCGTCTCCTACCTGGCCGCGCAGCTCGGCAAGCCGATCCTCGTCGAGGGTCCGGCGGGGGTCGGGAAGACGCAGCTCGCGAAGGCGCTCGCGCAGTACACGGGACGCGAGCTCGTGCGCCTGCAGTGCTACGAGGGCCTGGACGAGTCCAAGGCGCTGTACGAGTGGAACTACCGCAAGCAGCTGCTGCGTATCCAGGCCGAGGGCCGCGACGAGTCCGGCTGGTCGACGGTCCAGGACGACATCTTCGGCGAGGAGTTCCTGCTCACCCGCCCGCTGCTGCAGGCGATCTCCAGCGAGCAGCCGGTCGTGCTGCTGATCGACGAGATCGACAAGACCGACCAGGAGTTCGAGGCGATGCTGCTCGAGATCCTGTCGGACTTCCAGGTGTCGATCCCGGAGCTCGGGACCGTCACCGCGAGCTCGCAGCCGATCGTGCTGCTGACGTCCAACAACTCGCGCGAGCTCACCGAGGCGCTCAAGCGGCGCTGCCTGTACCTCTGGCTCGACTACCCCGAGCTCGAGCACGAGCTCGAGATCGTGAAGCTCCACACGCCGGAGCTGCCCGACGCGGTCGGCCGCCGGCTCGTCGAGATCGTCCAGCTCGTGCGCGACCTCGACATCAAGAAGCCGCCGAGCATCGCCGAGTCGATCGACTGGGCCCGCGCGCTGCTGCTGCTCGGGGCCACCGACATCGACGCCGAGACGTTCAAGAACACGATGTCGATCATCGTCAAGCACCGCACCGACCTCGACGTCGTCAGCGAGCGCGTCGGCGTGAAGCTCACGCCCGGGCTCGCCTCGTAG
- a CDS encoding CocE/NonD family hydrolase has translation MRTPWSRPAPRRAALSLLSAALVAACAPAPACAQDEPFTVKTLRFDTRVGPQRDQRCEVVGDLYVPRSATAATPAPAILTTNGFGGSKDDQAPAARAFARRGYVVLSYSGLGFGGSRCRITLDDPDFDGRAGQQLITFLGGGSAATDGTRIDVVRRDTRGSDGRPHEHDPRVGMIGGSYGGQVQFAVAGVDPRLDTIVPQITWNDLSYALAPNNTSLTEGVSAATPGVHKTLWTTLFFSVGLLRGVEYALDDPARLLPCPNFADQACRAKLEMDATGHPSPATVAFARHASVATYLDRVRIPTFLQQGQADTLFNLQESLATYRGLRARGVPVRLFWHRWGHSGGAAPGEIDPAEPERGYETRQSLAWFEHYLKDRGPRPPQDFQFFRDWVDYEGDAGAAYAAAPAYPVGATRTLRLSGTDALVPDGEPVRAGAAAFTTTVASLPTSFTELSALTQSPPVRDLDGTFAAWSTAPLPDDVTSVGVPRLTVRVQAPRSADPAFMPVLFAKLYDVAPDGTVELTHRLISPVRIADPSQPVEIELPGVVHRYRRGHTIRLVLAGGDAAYRGGTVPMAVRVLTDATTPGTLVLPVEGDRGLPTGLEAERAAARTCTSRRTVTFRVPLRRGERITRVETTVDGRRRAVRRGRSLRATVVLAGLPRGTVRVRVRLRTSRDRTITRTGTYRLCARR, from the coding sequence ATGCGCACCCCCTGGTCCCGTCCTGCACCGCGCCGCGCGGCCCTGTCGCTGCTGTCGGCCGCGCTCGTCGCCGCCTGCGCGCCCGCCCCCGCCTGCGCGCAGGACGAGCCGTTCACGGTCAAGACGCTGCGCTTCGACACCCGCGTCGGCCCCCAGCGGGACCAGCGCTGCGAGGTCGTCGGGGACCTCTACGTGCCCCGGTCGGCGACCGCGGCGACCCCGGCCCCGGCGATCCTCACCACGAACGGCTTCGGCGGGTCCAAGGACGATCAGGCGCCGGCGGCACGCGCGTTCGCCCGCCGCGGCTACGTCGTGCTGTCCTACTCCGGCCTGGGCTTCGGCGGCTCCCGCTGCCGCATCACGCTGGACGATCCGGACTTCGACGGGCGCGCGGGCCAGCAGCTCATCACCTTCCTCGGCGGCGGCAGCGCCGCGACCGACGGGACCCGCATCGACGTCGTGCGCCGCGACACGCGCGGCAGCGACGGCCGGCCGCACGAGCACGACCCGCGCGTCGGGATGATCGGCGGCTCCTACGGCGGGCAGGTGCAGTTCGCCGTCGCGGGCGTCGACCCGCGGCTGGACACGATCGTCCCGCAGATCACCTGGAACGACCTCTCCTACGCGCTGGCCCCGAACAACACGAGCCTCACCGAGGGCGTGAGCGCCGCGACGCCGGGCGTCCACAAGACGCTCTGGACCACGCTGTTCTTCTCGGTCGGCCTCCTGCGCGGCGTCGAGTACGCGCTCGACGATCCGGCCCGGCTGCTGCCGTGCCCGAACTTCGCCGACCAGGCCTGCCGCGCGAAGCTCGAGATGGACGCCACCGGCCACCCCAGCCCGGCGACCGTCGCGTTCGCGCGACACGCCTCGGTCGCCACGTACCTCGACCGCGTCCGCATCCCGACGTTCCTGCAGCAGGGCCAGGCCGACACCCTCTTCAACCTCCAGGAGTCGCTGGCGACCTACCGCGGGCTCCGGGCGCGCGGCGTGCCGGTGCGCCTGTTCTGGCACCGCTGGGGCCACAGCGGCGGCGCCGCCCCGGGGGAGATCGACCCCGCCGAGCCCGAGCGCGGCTACGAGACGCGGCAGTCGCTGGCCTGGTTCGAGCACTACCTGAAGGACCGCGGTCCCCGGCCGCCGCAGGACTTCCAGTTCTTCCGCGACTGGGTCGACTACGAGGGCGACGCGGGCGCCGCCTACGCCGCCGCGCCCGCCTATCCGGTCGGCGCCACGCGCACGCTGCGGCTCAGCGGCACGGACGCGCTCGTGCCCGACGGCGAGCCGGTGCGGGCCGGGGCCGCCGCCTTCACGACCACCGTGGCGAGCCTGCCGACGAGCTTCACCGAGCTCAGCGCGCTCACCCAGTCGCCGCCGGTCCGCGACCTCGACGGGACCTTCGCGGCGTGGTCGACCGCGCCGCTACCGGACGACGTCACCTCGGTCGGCGTCCCGCGGCTGACCGTGCGCGTGCAGGCCCCGCGCTCCGCCGACCCGGCGTTCATGCCGGTCCTGTTCGCCAAGCTCTACGACGTCGCGCCCGACGGCACCGTCGAGCTCACCCACCGCCTCATCTCCCCGGTGCGGATCGCGGACCCGTCGCAGCCGGTCGAGATCGAGCTGCCGGGGGTCGTGCACCGCTACCGGCGCGGCCACACGATCCGCCTCGTGCTCGCCGGCGGCGACGCCGCCTACCGTGGCGGGACCGTCCCGATGGCGGTCCGCGTCCTCACCGACGCGACCACACCGGGGACGCTCGTGCTCCCCGTCGAGGGGGACCGGGGCCTGCCGACCGGCCTGGAGGCCGAGCGGGCGGCGGCGCGGACCTGCACGAGCCGCCGGACCGTCACGTTCCGCGTGCCGCTGCGCCGCGGCGAGCGGATCACGCGGGTCGAGACGACCGTCGACGGGCGGCGGCGCGCGGTCCGTCGCGGCCGGTCGCTGCGCGCGACGGTCGTCCTGGCGGGTCTCCCACGCGGGACCGTCCGGGTCCGGGTGCGCCTGCGCACCTCCCGGGACCGGACGATCACCCGCACGGGGACCTACCGTCTCTGCGCGCGCCGCTAG
- a CDS encoding TetR/AcrR family transcriptional regulator: protein MAPSDRPTAAARPRAARGDGELLREHLLDAASELVHEQGTAAKLSIRQVTKRAGVSPMALYLHFESLPALIDELIEHGFVRFRTALHDAAERVPADDAVGRLQALGIAYLRFAREEPAIYSVIFGDEHERQHAERPEHKSSSGSAAFEDLVGAIAACQAAGLGRPGDPAALGIGVWSSMHGFAMLCTIEDDPKFPWPSDETFAAMIYDAWIAPRT, encoded by the coding sequence GTGGCCCCGTCCGACCGTCCCACCGCAGCCGCCCGGCCCCGCGCCGCCCGCGGCGACGGCGAGCTCCTGCGCGAGCACCTGCTCGACGCCGCGAGCGAGCTCGTCCACGAGCAGGGCACGGCGGCGAAGCTCTCGATCCGCCAGGTCACCAAGCGCGCCGGCGTCTCGCCGATGGCGCTCTACCTGCACTTCGAGTCGCTCCCCGCGCTAATCGACGAGCTGATCGAGCACGGCTTCGTCCGCTTCCGCACCGCCCTGCACGACGCCGCCGAGCGGGTGCCCGCCGACGACGCGGTCGGGCGCCTGCAGGCCCTCGGCATCGCCTACCTGCGGTTCGCGCGCGAGGAGCCCGCGATCTACAGCGTGATCTTCGGCGACGAGCACGAGCGCCAGCACGCCGAGCGCCCGGAGCACAAGTCGAGCTCGGGCAGCGCGGCCTTCGAGGACCTCGTCGGCGCGATCGCCGCCTGCCAGGCCGCCGGGCTCGGCCGCCCCGGGGACCCCGCCGCCCTCGGCATCGGCGTCTGGTCCTCGATGCACGGCTTCGCGATGCTCTGCACGATCGAGGACGACCCGAAGTTCCCGTGGCCGAGCGACGAGACGTTCGCCGCGATGATCTACGACGCCTGGATCGCGCCCCGTACCTGA
- a CDS encoding VWA domain-containing protein: MPAPPAPGPGKRTPNPRQAALYARSAERQDGMAARLLEFGEELRGEGVAVGTSELLDAFSVLDHVSWTERDVFREALSTTIAKSPEDRRIFGQVFDRFFFRAAEVAAIEEGVREEGGIDFEGAGEFDMEELRKLIAQAIQDGDGDAMSDLARVAIAAFGQQGEGSGVVGVDVQRIRRQLGLRAEPQPELPQDDPRHEGLPRDEIRRFEQLLRRELERSQIERTEQLPPARPLNEIDRALPSGPLQDLAAVHRTVMQLKRRLKTQGQEQRGSRRHAQVDVRKTMRASLQTGGVPVELKYKPKRPRRPEIYVVCDVSTSVASASVFFLSVLHALHDSFRKMRSFVFIERISEVTEVFEKERNFRAVSEAIGRDAGVADVSGYTDYGRVWREFREQVEGDLHPRSTVIVLGDARTNGRDPAADTFGQIAAKAGRTFWLNPEPRLYWNYGDSVIATYEQHCEAFECWTTAHLEEFVKALTRPVHSA, encoded by the coding sequence GTGCCCGCGCCCCCCGCCCCCGGTCCCGGCAAGCGGACGCCGAACCCGCGCCAGGCCGCCCTGTACGCCCGCAGCGCCGAGCGCCAGGACGGGATGGCGGCACGGCTGCTGGAGTTCGGCGAGGAGCTGCGCGGCGAGGGCGTCGCGGTCGGCACGTCCGAGCTGCTCGACGCGTTCTCGGTGCTCGACCATGTCAGCTGGACCGAGCGCGACGTGTTCCGCGAGGCGCTGTCGACGACGATCGCGAAGTCCCCCGAGGACCGGCGGATCTTCGGCCAGGTCTTCGACCGCTTCTTCTTCCGCGCGGCCGAGGTCGCCGCGATCGAGGAGGGGGTGCGCGAGGAGGGCGGCATCGACTTCGAGGGCGCCGGCGAGTTCGACATGGAGGAGCTGCGCAAGCTCATCGCGCAGGCCATCCAGGACGGCGACGGCGACGCGATGTCCGACCTCGCGCGGGTGGCGATCGCCGCGTTCGGCCAGCAGGGCGAGGGCTCGGGCGTGGTCGGGGTCGACGTCCAGCGGATCCGCCGCCAGCTCGGCCTGCGCGCCGAGCCGCAGCCGGAGCTGCCACAGGACGACCCGCGCCACGAGGGGCTCCCGCGCGACGAGATCCGCCGCTTCGAGCAGCTGCTGCGCCGCGAGCTCGAGCGCAGCCAGATCGAGCGGACCGAGCAGCTGCCGCCCGCCCGGCCGCTGAACGAGATCGACCGCGCGCTGCCGTCCGGCCCGCTCCAGGACCTCGCCGCGGTGCACCGCACGGTGATGCAGCTCAAGCGCCGGCTCAAGACCCAGGGCCAGGAGCAGCGCGGCTCGCGCCGCCACGCCCAGGTCGACGTGCGCAAGACGATGCGCGCGTCGCTGCAGACCGGCGGCGTGCCGGTCGAGCTGAAGTACAAGCCCAAGCGGCCGCGCCGCCCGGAGATCTACGTCGTCTGCGACGTCTCCACCTCGGTCGCGAGCGCCTCCGTGTTCTTCCTCAGCGTGCTGCACGCGCTGCACGACTCGTTCCGCAAGATGCGCTCGTTCGTCTTCATCGAGCGGATCAGCGAGGTCACCGAGGTCTTCGAGAAGGAGCGGAACTTCCGCGCCGTCAGCGAGGCGATCGGCCGCGACGCCGGGGTCGCCGACGTCTCCGGCTACACCGACTACGGGCGCGTCTGGCGCGAGTTCCGCGAGCAGGTCGAGGGCGACCTGCACCCGCGGTCGACCGTGATCGTGCTCGGGGACGCCCGCACGAACGGCCGCGACCCGGCGGCCGACACGTTCGGGCAGATCGCGGCGAAGGCCGGCCGGACGTTCTGGCTGAACCCCGAGCCGCGGCTGTACTGGAACTACGGCGACTCGGTGATCGCGACCTACGAGCAGCACTGCGAGGCGTTCGAGTGCTGGACGACGGCGCACCTCGAGGAGTTCGTCAAGGCGCTGACGCGCCCCGTGCACAGCGCCTGA